tTACAAAAGAAAAATGCATTAGTCACTATAATTCATTTACTCAAAAAAATTACAAAGGAAAATTAAATATGCTGATTAAATTATAACAAGCAAAAAGTACAGAGAGCTAAATTAACAGGATCATTTTTTAACCCAAATTCCCTCAACATTAGGCCTAATACTATGCGCAACGTCTTCATTGGTCACATCAGAAGCAGGGATGTTAGAGCAGAATGGAGGATGTTCCATGATCGTGTCACCCAAATCATCGTCGTTATACAACTCTTGATAGTCTCTAGTTGTGGAAGTTAACACGATCGGCCAAGTAGGATCAACCAGATCTTTAATGTAAAACACCTGGTTGACTTGGTCAACAGAGACATATTTATCCTTCTTATGGCCTTGTCGATTGAAATCCACAAGTGTGAAGCCAAGATCGTCGATCTTTAAGCCTTTATCATTCTCTGCCCATTTACACAAGAAGAGTGGAGCTTTGAACTCATGGTAATCCAACTCCCATACTTCCAAGATTATGCCATAAAAGGTCATATCACTCTCAATGGGGTTTAAATCTTTCGCACTGGACACCTGGACTGCCTTAGCAACCACAGAAACTCCACTGTTTTGAACAACTCGCGCATCATCTCGGTCTTTCGTAAAGTATCGGACTCCATTGACTGAAAAACCTTgataagttaaaacagaaaatgATGGTTTTCCAGCGAGCCATCGTATCGTCTCTGAAACAGCATCGGGATTTCCCTTCATTTCACTACTTACCTAtacataatattatataataaaaatatccATCAGTTGCAAACTACAACTAACAACTATTTAAGTAGACAATACAGAAAACCTACTTTTTTTTCAAACCAATCGGCAAATAGCCGATTGTGCTCTCCCAAGAGCCAATGAACACTTTTTTTTCCCTCGGTAAATTTCATCCAAATACTCCTTGTGCATTCTGAGAATATGCATAAATATTAGAAATAAcccacaaaaattacatcttCAAACAAATAggacaagttaataaaataaacgtaCACGATATAGGAATACACTTCATCATTGTTTTGAAGGACATGCAGATGAGCCTCATCTCGCTCTTTTTCTTCCACGACCTTTATTATCGCGGCAGATAATGGACCAGATTGCTTGCCTTGCTCAACTGGAATGCCGGCAGTTGTACAAGTCTGGCTCATAAATTCTGTGCAGAATTCTACTGATTCTTCTTTAAGGTAGCTTTCTGCCATACAACCTTCAGGATAATATCGGTTTCGTACGTAGCTCTTTAGCACTTTATTGAATCGTTCGAAGGCATACATCCATCTATAAAATACCGGTCCACATAAACGCACTTCTAGGACCAAGTGGACAATAAGATGTAACATTACATCAAAAAATGATGAAGGGAATATTTTTTCTAGAtcgcataaggttattattacatctgactgCAATTTATCGAGTTTCGAGACATCGACAACTTTGCTGCATAAAGCATTAAAAAAGAAGCACAGTCGTATGATTGTGACCCTAACATTTTTTGGGAGAACGGATCGAATGGCAACAGGGAggagttgttggagaaggatATGGCAGTCATGGGACTTAAGCCCGTATATCTTCAAATCAGACATGGATACACAATTTTTTATGTTTGATCCATGTCCAGAAGGAAGTTTCATAGACAAGAATGAGTTCAACACTTTCTTTTTTTCAACCTTCGACAAAGTAAAAGGGGAAGGAGGCAGATAGGTCTTCTTTTCTCCTACTTGAGGAGCTAAATCATGTCTAACACCCATATCAATCATATCATGACGTGCCGCCTCACTATCTTTTGACTTTCACATATTTAATAACGTCCCAAGCAGATTACCACACACATTTTTCTCGATGTGCATAACATCGAGACAGTGGCGAACATGATGATATTTCCAATATTCTAACTCAAAGAAAATAGATTTTttcttccatggacattccaccTTCTTCGACTTCTTCACCTCTTTTTCAAAACAAAAATCAATTCGTTCCTGACGCGCTAACACTTCTTCTCCGAAAAGGGGTTGACATGCGTTCCCCAACTCTTGTTGTCCGTTAAAGGCCGCCTTCTGCCTCCTATAAGGGTGCTGCCTAGGCAAATAACGGCGATGACCTTGGAAGCACATCTTCCTACTGTGACTTAAATATTTAGCCACAGTATCGTCACCACAAATTGGACAACTCTTATAACCCTTATTCACGCAGCCTGACAAGTTTCCATATGCTGGAAAATCATTTATAGTCCAGAATAAAATTGCTTTTAGAGTGAAATATGATTTACTATAGGCGTCATAAACGTTTGGTTCACCTTCTTCCCAAAGTTTTTTCAGATCATCAATCAACGGTTGTAAATAAACGTCGATGTTATTTCCCGGCTCATGTGGACCAGGAACTAAAACTGACAACATCATGAACTTCCTTTTCATGCATAACCACGGAGGAAGATTGTACGTTACCAACACTACTGGCCAGCATGTATATCGATTGACTAACCCATTAGTATGCGGGTTGATACCATCCGCTGATAAAGCCAACCTAATATTCCTAGATTCACTACCAAAGGCAGGCCACCGGTAATCGATATTCCTCCAAGAAGGAGAGTCGGCCGGATGTCACATCTTGTCATCATTTATTCGCTGATTTGCATGCCAAGTCATGAGTTCAACAGTAGAGGGAGATTTAAATAACCGTTTAAATCTTGGAATTATAGGAAAATACCACATGACCTTGGCTGGAACATTGACCCTAAGTTGGCCATTCTTCCGTACTTTCCAACGTGACAGCTTGCAATGAGGACACTGAGAAGCATCAGAATGTATGCCCCTATACAGTATACAATCATTGGGACACGAATGAATTTTTATATACACTAGACCTAAATCGGATAAAGTTTTCTTCGCTTCATATGCGTTAGGAGGCAACACATTATCTTTGGGAAGGATCGAGCCAACTGAAGAGAGCAGCTCAGTAAAGGCAGTGTCGCTAATACCAAACCTAGCTTTCCAATTGTGCAATTTTAACATTGACTCTAACTTTGTGCACTCGCTACCCTCAAACAACGGTTGTTCCGCATCAACAACAAACCTCTGAAAATCATATGAATCCTTATCGTAATTACCCGAATTAAAAGtcgcttcacaaacttcaacagTTTCTGATGCAACAAAGTGCTCTATAGGTTGGTCTGAAGCAGGACGTGTACTACCTATAGAAGACCAAGTACTCCTAGTAGATTTTTCttcatgccaaatccaatcaacATACCCCAAACTAAAACCATGATCGTAGATATGTCCCCTTATGATTTTGGttgagaattttttaaaattcacaCATCGACCACATGGACAAGGAATTCTTTTAGGATCTTTACAATTTTCTTCAGCGAAAATTAAGAATTCTTCGACGCCAATTTCAAATTCTAAAGAATCCCTATCTTTCGATATCCACGACTTATCCATAAATGAAAATGTATGACCAGCAATCTAGCAACCTAACCACCAGATGGTCATTTCAACATCAAAGCGCGAATTAATCAATACAAGTGCACATATTCAAGTGCATATAAACAAAACCAAGAAAGTCAACATTGTTTAACTAGCATAATCAATACAAGTGCACATATTCAAGCGCGAATTAATAACAAACATGCCCTTAAAAAATTGAAAGATTTTACACAAATGACAACTAGTACATTCATGGCATCTCATCTATTAAAAGAGAACGATACACTAAATCTGATACATAAACAACAATCCAAATCAAATAATGTATACATAAATAATGACAGATCGGTTACTGGTGAATCCCTTCCTACATAATGTAtacaaaaaaaggaaaaaagcaAACGAATAAGAATTCTAACCTCCTTCTTGAAGTAAAATGTGCAGGCACTGTCAAATTCCAAGACTTGATGAGATAATCTGCAAATGGACAAAATCGAATTTAAAAACATACTATTACTTAAAACTTTAAACGGACAAAAATCGGAAGATATCAACCAGAAAAGAAAAATACATGCAAATATCAAACCTAATTGATATATTTAGGCAAAcctaaatatatatacacaagaACACAAACCTAATTTATGTTAAAAAAATGCAGatttatgtaaatatatatacatgcatatttaaaacaactcaagaaaaaatataaaattagagTACAAACCTTATTTGGCTCAATGAATTTCAAAACCTGTTCAAAAAGGAAAAAACCCATTAAAATTTATGAACAAACCCTAATTGAACAAATGTAACCTAATCGAACATACAAACCTAAATGAACAAACACACCTGTTCAGAAATTCGGGTTTCTCGTAGATGGATTTTAATTAACTGATGGTGTTCTTTAATTTGGGGTTTAATTAAAACCTATGTACTTATTATAATCTGATATGGTGTGTGTGTGAGATagagagagatggaagagagagagggagagaagcagagagatggaagagagagggaaagagaaCTAGAGAGAGTGAGCTcagagagagagagcagagagagtAAGAGTaagagagagagcagagagagagtgagagagagacaGGAAAAATAATTAGGGGGGAGAAACGGGTTTTTTTTGTTAAGGGGGGGAATATTTGGGGAATAAGGGGGGAAAGTTTCCgcgttttttttatttttttttaagttaaccatcgacaacggttgtaaaatacaaccgatgtctataaaacaaagacatcggttatatagaaaaccgatgtctaactaacgttttttatttttgaaaaataagtaTAGACATCAGTTATTTTCTGGACCGATGTCTAAAACAATAagtaacatcggttttaaaataaccgatgtctaaatgaactttaacatcggtcgtctgagcaaccgatgtctaaggaccgatgtctattgaccgatgtctaaggaccgatgtctattgacagaattATATTTTATGTCAAAACATTACATAACtgtaatattttatcaaaattaaaaatttttGTTTATAGCCCAAAATACTCACATGTGTAAAACCTTTAAAAAATCTTGTCTAATGTAGTAGTTATTTCAATATTGTAGACACAATTCTTGGTGAAAATCCATCTAGAGGAGAATAGATAATTATAGTGCCacaaataaaaattttaaataataatgtGATTAGTCAGATAGTAATAGTAATGTACGGACCTTAGAAGTAAAAGAAATTTCCCTGTCCTCAATAATTTCCTTCATGTACCTCATGACCACATAACCACATTCAACCCCACCAGGCTGTTTCGGGGATCCCTGTTTAGATAAAAAAAACTGGCTTTACAAACTGATTAAATCAAGATTACTGTCATactataaaaattataatataaattactTACTACAAGATTCTTGATTTTAGGAGCTTTGTTACCCCTTCCTATTTGAGAATTAACTTGTTTTATTGTCCTGCATATTATAATGACACGGTGTCAAGAGTCATATTTCGAATACAAGAAATAAATGAAAACAACCTAAAAAATAAAAGGAATAATGTTACTCTGATAAAGCTTTTTCTAAATCATCAAAATGAGTTGGATGAGGCAAATGATTGAGAATGTAAATGTCGCCATCCCATATTACGACCAGAATCCAGTGACAACTGTATTATTATAAATTTACACAAGTCAGATATTTTAAAAAATAGCCTAAAAACCTAAAAGAAAATTAAATTAATAGATTACAATATACATTTAAAAATACTTACTGATGATTATGTGACAGGAAGAATATGTGATTTTGATTACCCTCTTTCAACCGACTACCAACATTTCGTTGAAAATCAGCATTCAAATTAAAGTTGGCGCCAGGATCAAAAAATCCATACAGGACAACATCATCATTCTTGCGAACCCTCTTAATTGTACTATGCAAGTGCCTATACATATGTGGGAGAAATTAAAATTACTAGCAGACCAGTTGTGCGATAATTCAAACAGAACCTATAACCACGAAAATAAATTACTTACGCCATATACGCAGATATCGCAGCTTGTCCAATCATGTCAAACTCTAACAATGCTTTTAAATTCTCATGCAATATATATATTGTCTTCTCAACTCCAAACACATCGAAATCACATGGAATAGGGATCGATTCCCCACTGGCTTTCATAAATGTCGTAACATGTTTGTACAATACCTTGTATTGGCGTGACACTTTCTTGCTGACCTTGACGTGAGTGAACTCTtgttgaattttatgcacctcacCCTTGTTCTTTGACTGCGACAcatctcttttctttttctacaAAAAATGAAAGAATATAAGTAGACATTTATTCACCTAATTAACCCCTATTTTTCAACTTTTATACAACTTTAGCAACCAACAAGCACATGTAAATACCACAATTGTCCGTAGGCTGATTAAATTTCGAGGCCATGCCAAGTGTGAACCAACGGCTTCACGAACATGTTCAATTTCACCAGGTATAGGCACGGGAACTAAAGCATCTGGTTGGATATGTCCATCAACCGACACACGAGCATGTCCAGGCTTCAGGGGCACTCCATGAATCGAAACATTCATTTCATCA
The genomic region above belongs to Apium graveolens cultivar Ventura unplaced genomic scaffold, ASM990537v1 ctg6261, whole genome shotgun sequence and contains:
- the LOC141703137 gene encoding uncharacterized protein LOC141703137, yielding MGVRHDLAPQVGEKKTYLPPSPFTLSKVEKKKVLNSFLSMKLPSGHGSNIKNCVSMSDLKIYGLKSHDCHILLQQLLPVAIRSVLPKNVRVTIIRLCFFFNALCSKVVDVSKLDKLQSDVIITLCDLEKIFPSSFFDVMLHLIVHLVLEVRLCGPVFYRWMYAFERFNKVLKSYVRNRYYPEGCMAESYLKEESVEFCTEFMSQTCTTAGIPVEQGKQSGPLSAAIIKVVEEKERDEAHLHVLQNNDEVYSYIVMHKEYLDEIYRGKKKCSLALGRAQSAICRLVSSEMKGNPDAVSETIRWLAGKPSFSVLTYQGFSVNGVRYFTKDRDDARVVQNSGVSVVAKAVQVSSAKDLNPIESDMTFYGIILEVWELDYHEFKAPLFLCKWAENDKGLKIDDLGFTLVDFNRQGHKKDKYVSVDQVNQVFYIKDLVDPTWPIVLTSTTRDYQELYNDDDLGDTIMEHPPFCSNIPASDVTNEDVAHSIRPNVEGIWVKK